The following proteins are co-located in the Bifidobacteriaceae bacterium genome:
- a CDS encoding ribbon-helix-helix domain-containing protein yields the protein MVDKMTAHGKRGNHGTVGGVPVTDQLVRASNDQVDERSPAGRERHPGRPSLSGDGESQVVQFRATRVQVEALDRRAKATHRTRSELAREALDLYLAGD from the coding sequence GTGGTTGACAAGATGACGGCGCACGGGAAGCGCGGGAACCATGGCACTGTGGGCGGCGTTCCCGTCACGGACCAGTTGGTGCGGGCCTCGAACGACCAGGTCGACGAACGTTCTCCGGCGGGCCGGGAGCGTCATCCGGGCCGTCCCAGCTTGAGCGGCGACGGCGAGTCCCAGGTGGTGCAGTTCCGCGCCACACGGGTTCAAGTGGAGGCGCTGGATAGGAGGGCGAAAGCCACCCACCGGACCCGCTCGGAGTTGGCGCGCGAGGCGCTCGACCTGTACCTGGCGGGCGACTGA
- the hrpA gene encoding ATP-dependent RNA helicase HrpA, whose translation MAPVRITFPPELPISARREEIARAIQANQVVIVSGETGSGKTTQLPKILLELGYGRGSSQTPDAVRSPNAQTPRSRDRRDRSAGPKSGMIAHTQPRRIAARATAERISEELGTPLGQTVGYQVRFTDHSSSATRLKVMTDGVLLAQIQRDPQLRAYDAIIIDEAHERSLNIDFLLGYLSNLLPRRPDLKLVITSATIDSELFAAHFGPREGQPAPVVQVSGRTYPVEIRYRPPGENGVPEDQPTAIAAAARELMRQGDGDMLVFCSGEREIRDAADVLAGELGPRVEVLPLYSRLSAADQHRVFQRHSARRIVLATNVAETSLTVPGIHYVIDPGTARISRYSKATKVQRLPIEPISQASANQRAGRCGRIAKGICIRLYSSDDYESRPQFTDPEILRTSLASVILQMLAVGVVSSPGEVVSFPFVQPPDTRAVTDGVRLLQELGAIEEQGGRTRLTEIGRQLARIPLDPRLARMIVQAKALGVEREVTIVAAALTIQDPRERPLEFRAQADQSHARFTDPTSDFLTFLNLWEYLRSARRANSSSAFRRLVRREYLNYLRIREWQDLVKELERAVRGAQPKNQRPAGSAHPTNTRPAPGPPSRAAGDNSRSEPAADRSEHDQPPRDQPTRYPDAAEAAARDNSRTQPAPGHSEHGRHGRGETTRNPNAGGAAAGDNSSPQPAAGRPEHGGPGHDELPRDPDAADAAARDNSRTQPAPGRSEHSPSAHGEPLRNPDAGGALGQSVASASGNAESVADSSGKAFRLEWPADSIHRALLQGLLSQIGMKQVTPVRAKGAPTRAAARGGAARSAEYLGARGIKFAIFPGSALRRGQPDWVMAAELVETSRLWARVCAAIKPEWVEQAAPGLARRTYAEPRWSAKRGAAVINEKVLVYGLPVVAARPVLLSRVDPALARELFIRHALVEGDWRSRHEFDRRNRELLERAEELAARSRQSGLVFTDQDLFDFYDRRLPEQATSARHFESWWKKARAKDPERLTITPDKLEQAIEPTQAGFPDEWAQGDLVFPITYEYAPGSPHDGVTVHIPIRHAAQARPDGFDWQVPGLRLDLVAGLIRTLPKPLRAELLPAQATARRALEQLGGPADHETGDGRAQPLTEALTGLFRESRGLYIPPEAWHPEALPDHLKITFQIEDPKGRVMVRSHSLAAAQAEVAPQVNAAIERVAAATLTPSAPRPADPLATELADTAPTAAQLAAAVREQLLQGLALPSQRLTSRLRPEEALPLAASRYPTVADLTLDVQRAVIQAALDRAGVPDDQAAYEKLRAELRDRLEDEAYGALKTASGIIAKAGRIEADAARVADLQVLKSVMDVKDHLARLTGAGFIGRAGLGRLPDLRRYLDAEAHRLAKLGANRAREDQALWELGELDREVAAATNVPPEVPWMIEELRVSLFAQQLGTAYPISAKRVRRALAGAA comes from the coding sequence ATGGCGCCCGTCCGCATCACCTTTCCGCCGGAGTTGCCGATCAGCGCCCGGCGCGAGGAGATCGCGCGCGCCATCCAAGCCAACCAGGTCGTGATCGTCTCCGGGGAGACGGGCTCCGGCAAAACCACCCAACTTCCCAAGATTCTGCTTGAGCTCGGCTATGGCCGGGGCTCCAGCCAGACGCCCGATGCCGTCCGGTCGCCCAACGCTCAAACCCCCCGGTCTCGCGATCGCCGCGACCGCTCCGCCGGACCCAAGAGCGGCATGATCGCGCACACCCAGCCCCGCCGGATCGCGGCCCGCGCCACAGCGGAGCGGATCTCCGAGGAACTCGGCACGCCGCTGGGCCAAACGGTGGGCTATCAGGTCCGCTTCACCGACCATTCCTCGTCCGCCACCCGTTTGAAGGTGATGACTGACGGCGTGCTGCTCGCCCAGATTCAACGGGATCCGCAACTGCGCGCCTATGACGCGATCATCATCGACGAGGCCCACGAACGCTCCCTCAACATCGACTTCCTCTTGGGATACCTGTCGAACTTGCTCCCCCGCCGGCCGGACCTGAAGCTGGTCATCACCTCAGCCACAATTGACTCGGAGTTGTTCGCGGCCCATTTCGGTCCGCGCGAAGGCCAACCGGCCCCGGTGGTCCAGGTGTCGGGACGGACCTACCCGGTTGAGATCCGCTACCGCCCGCCGGGGGAGAACGGCGTCCCGGAGGACCAGCCCACCGCGATCGCGGCCGCGGCCAGGGAACTCATGCGACAGGGCGATGGCGACATGTTGGTCTTCTGCTCCGGCGAACGCGAGATCCGGGACGCGGCGGACGTGCTGGCGGGCGAACTGGGCCCGCGCGTTGAGGTCCTGCCCTTGTATTCGCGCCTCAGCGCCGCCGACCAGCACCGGGTCTTCCAGCGGCATTCGGCCCGCCGGATCGTGCTGGCCACGAACGTGGCGGAGACGTCTTTGACGGTCCCCGGCATCCATTATGTGATCGATCCGGGCACGGCACGCATCTCGCGCTATTCGAAGGCGACCAAGGTCCAGCGCCTGCCGATCGAGCCCATCTCCCAGGCCAGCGCCAACCAGCGCGCGGGCCGTTGCGGCCGCATCGCCAAGGGCATCTGCATCCGCCTTTATTCCAGCGATGATTACGAATCCCGCCCGCAATTCACCGACCCGGAAATCCTGCGCACCTCGCTCGCCTCGGTGATCCTGCAGATGCTGGCGGTCGGCGTGGTCTCCTCCCCCGGCGAGGTCGTCAGCTTCCCCTTTGTCCAGCCCCCGGACACCCGCGCCGTCACGGACGGGGTCCGCCTGCTCCAAGAGCTTGGCGCCATCGAGGAGCAGGGCGGCCGCACCCGCCTGACCGAGATCGGCCGCCAACTCGCCCGCATTCCCCTCGACCCGCGGTTGGCCCGCATGATCGTCCAGGCCAAGGCCTTGGGCGTGGAACGAGAGGTGACCATCGTGGCCGCCGCGCTGACCATTCAGGACCCCCGCGAGCGCCCGCTCGAGTTCCGCGCCCAGGCCGACCAATCGCACGCCCGCTTCACCGATCCGACCAGCGATTTCCTGACCTTCCTCAACCTCTGGGAGTACCTCCGCTCGGCCCGCCGCGCCAATTCCTCCTCCGCGTTCCGCCGCCTGGTCCGCCGCGAATACTTGAATTACCTGCGCATCCGCGAGTGGCAGGACCTGGTCAAGGAACTGGAGCGCGCCGTCCGCGGCGCCCAGCCCAAGAACCAGCGCCCCGCGGGGTCCGCTCACCCAACCAACACCCGCCCGGCTCCGGGGCCCCCCAGTCGGGCGGCGGGTGACAACTCCCGCTCCGAGCCTGCGGCCGACCGCTCGGAACACGACCAGCCCCCGCGCGACCAGCCCACCCGGTACCCCGACGCCGCAGAAGCGGCGGCCCGCGACAACTCCCGCACCCAGCCCGCCCCCGGCCACTCGGAACACGGTCGGCACGGGCGCGGCGAGACCACTCGGAACCCCAACGCAGGCGGAGCAGCGGCGGGTGACAACTCCAGCCCCCAACCTGCGGCCGGCCGGCCGGAACACGGTGGGCCGGGGCACGACGAACTCCCCCGTGACCCCGACGCCGCAGACGCGGCGGCCCGCGACAACTCCCGCACCCAGCCCGCCCCCGGCCGCTCGGAACACAGCCCGTCCGCGCACGGTGAACCCCTACGGAACCCAGACGCCGGCGGAGCGCTCGGCCAATCCGTCGCTTCCGCGTCCGGCAACGCCGAATCGGTCGCGGATAGCTCCGGCAAGGCGTTTCGGTTGGAGTGGCCGGCCGATTCGATCCACCGGGCGTTGCTCCAGGGACTGCTGTCGCAAATCGGGATGAAACAGGTCACGCCGGTGCGGGCCAAAGGCGCGCCCACCCGTGCGGCGGCGCGCGGCGGAGCCGCCCGGTCCGCCGAGTACCTGGGCGCGCGCGGCATCAAGTTCGCGATCTTTCCCGGATCGGCTCTGCGGCGCGGTCAGCCTGATTGGGTGATGGCGGCCGAATTGGTGGAGACGTCGCGTCTGTGGGCGCGCGTCTGCGCCGCGATCAAACCGGAATGGGTGGAGCAGGCCGCGCCGGGCCTCGCCCGGCGCACCTATGCGGAGCCGCGCTGGTCCGCCAAGCGCGGCGCAGCCGTGATCAATGAGAAGGTGCTGGTCTACGGCCTGCCGGTGGTGGCCGCGCGCCCGGTGCTGCTGTCCCGTGTCGACCCTGCGCTGGCGCGGGAGTTGTTCATCCGGCACGCCTTGGTGGAGGGCGATTGGCGCAGCCGTCACGAGTTCGACCGGCGCAATCGCGAGTTGCTGGAGCGGGCCGAGGAGTTGGCGGCCCGCTCGCGCCAGTCCGGCCTGGTCTTCACGGACCAGGACCTGTTCGACTTCTACGACCGGCGCCTGCCGGAGCAGGCCACCTCGGCCCGCCATTTCGAATCGTGGTGGAAGAAGGCCCGAGCCAAGGACCCCGAGCGCCTAACGATCACGCCCGACAAACTGGAGCAGGCGATCGAGCCCACCCAAGCGGGCTTCCCGGACGAATGGGCCCAGGGCGACCTCGTATTCCCGATCACCTACGAATACGCGCCCGGCAGCCCGCATGACGGCGTGACGGTGCACATCCCGATCCGGCACGCCGCCCAGGCCCGGCCGGACGGATTCGACTGGCAGGTGCCCGGCCTGCGGCTGGACCTCGTGGCGGGCCTGATCCGGACCCTGCCCAAACCCTTGCGGGCGGAGTTGCTGCCCGCCCAGGCCACGGCCCGGCGGGCGCTGGAACAACTGGGCGGCCCAGCCGACCATGAAACGGGCGACGGCCGCGCTCAACCCCTCACCGAAGCCCTCACCGGCCTGTTCCGGGAGTCGCGCGGCTTGTACATCCCGCCGGAGGCCTGGCACCCCGAAGCGCTTCCGGATCACCTCAAGATCACTTTCCAAATCGAGGATCCCAAGGGCCGCGTGATGGTCAGAAGCCACAGCTTGGCGGCGGCCCAGGCGGAAGTCGCGCCCCAGGTCAACGCGGCCATCGAACGCGTCGCGGCCGCCACCCTGACCCCATCCGCCCCCAGACCGGCGGACCCCCTGGCCACGGAGCTGGCTGACACCGCGCCGACCGCTGCGCAGTTGGCCGCCGCCGTCCGCGAACAACTGCTCCAAGGCCTGGCCCTGCCCTCCCAACGGCTGACCAGCCGCCTGCGGCCGGAGGAGGCTCTGCCGCTGGCGGCCTCGCGGTATCCCACCGTCGCGGACCTGACGCTGGACGTGCAGCGCGCCGTCATCCAGGCGGCCCTCGACCGGGCCGGCGTGCCGGACGACCAGGCGGCCTATGAAAAGCTGCGCGCCGAACTGCGCGACCGCCTGGAGGACGAGGCCTACGGGGCGCTCAAGACGGCATCGGGCATAATCGCCAAAGCGGGCCGAATCGAGGCTGACGCGGCGCGCGTCGCCGACCTCCAAGTGCTGAAGTCGGTCATGGACGTCAAAGACCACTTGGCGCGGCTGACGGGCGCGGGGTTCATCGGCCGGGCTGGCCTAGGCCGGCTTCCTGACCTGCGGCGTTACCTGGACGCGGAGGCCCACCGGCTGGCCAAGCTGGGCGCCAACCGGGCGCGGGAAGACCAAGCGCTGTGGGAACTCGGCGAACTGGACCGCGAAGTCGCGGCGGCGACCAACGTGCCGCCGGAAGTTCCCTGGATGATCGAGGAACTGAGGGTCTCACTGTTCGCGCAGCAACTGGGCACGGCCTACCCGATCAGCGCGAAACGCGTCCGCCGCGCGCTCGCCGGCGCGGCCTAA
- a CDS encoding methylglyoxal synthase, with product MAQEGTHNRRRIALVAHDNKKADLLKWAEFNRGTLARHELWATGTTGTMLEYELGLPVNRLLSGPVGGDQQVGAMIAEGRLDVLMFFWDPLEPQPHDPDVKALLRLAALWNAPAACNSATADLMISSPLFASDYQWARPNLEPRQWDDHGLVA from the coding sequence ATGGCTCAAGAAGGCACGCACAACAGGCGGCGCATCGCGTTGGTCGCCCATGACAACAAGAAGGCCGACCTGCTGAAGTGGGCGGAATTCAACCGCGGGACCCTGGCCCGCCACGAACTGTGGGCCACGGGCACCACGGGAACCATGCTGGAATACGAACTCGGCTTGCCGGTCAACCGGCTGCTGTCCGGCCCGGTTGGCGGCGACCAGCAGGTCGGCGCGATGATCGCCGAAGGAAGGCTGGACGTGCTGATGTTCTTCTGGGATCCGCTGGAGCCCCAGCCTCACGACCCGGACGTGAAGGCCCTGTTGCGTCTGGCCGCCTTGTGGAACGCCCCCGCGGCCTGCAACTCCGCGACCGCGGACTTGATGATCTCCTCGCCGTTGTTCGCTTCCGATTACCAGTGGGCCCGCCCGAACCTGGAACCCCGCCAGTGGGACGACCACGGCCTGGTCGCCTGA